ATATCGCATCACAGGACGGGACCCATTCTCCAAGTAGAACCCTTGCCTTATATGTTGGAATGTCCTTGTAAATCTCTTCTTGGGTTTTAATAAAATCCCGAGAAATTAATTCATTATCATATGTTGTAAAGTTATATGTAGAGTAAATTTTTGTATTATCAATATAATCAAGCTTAAAGAAATGTTCAGGACTATCTGGATTGGTATCAAATATAATTGCCTGCATTCCTACTCTAAGCCTTTTTAAACATTCTATTAATGTTTCTTTATGCAGTGTAGTTGCTTCATTAACGTAAATAAGCGCTGAATTAGAGCCTCTAAACCGCTCAAAATCACTTGCCCTATCACCTCCATACAAATTAACTCTTAGTGAGTCTATTTCAAAATATGATGTATTAGAAAATTTTGGCCTAAAGGGTATTTTAAGCATACTAGCAATATCTCCTAACTCACCCATAACATTAACCTCTAATGATTTTTGGGAATTTCCTATTATAAAATTATTAGTATTTCTTTTATACACATTCCTATTTGTAAGCAGTATTTTTAAGAATAGATAACATGCTAGAAATGTTTTACCGCTAGCAATCCCACCTGAGAGGATAATTTTACTTTGTTTATTCTTCTCGATATTACGTACTACTTTAAGTTGTTTTGAAGTTAAATATTTACTTTCAAACCCTTTAAAATCAACCTCCAATGCTTTAGGCTTAATAAAATCCATTATATCAATACCAAAATCACGCTTGTACTCTCGCTGCATTTCTTTAAATATAGGCAGCTTATATATATCCATTACCATATCCTTTAAATTTGTAATTTAGAGCGCACATCTGTATCAGTAGCTTTAAGCTTTAGCATTGTCTTGTAACATAGTGACATTTTCTTAAGTTCTCTCTCCCTTTTAAGCTCATCGAGTTTAAGTTTTAACTCTTCAAGCTCACGACTCTCTTCTTCTGAATGTGCAACTTTTTTACTTAAAGTCTTCTTGTAAAGATTGCTAATTTGAGACTCGAGTTCTTCTATTTTGTAATTATGAGTTTTAAGTTCTAACTCTAAATAACGACTAAATGAATTTATAAATTCTAGTCCCAACATACTTTTAGCCATACTAAACTGACTTTTAAGATCACGCGCCTGGGCTGTACTTTGTGATGCATGAAATAAGATATTATTTAAAGTATCTTCACAAATAGTAAGCTTAGCAGCACCATTAATATACTCAGGGTCATCCTTAATCTCTTCCCATTTGCGTCTCATCTTTCCTACATTAACACGACTAACTCCAAGCTCTTTTGCTATACCAGTGTTATTAAGCTTCCCTTCTCTAAAATACACAACATAATCATCAAACGATTTCTTTATCCTACTCATACCTTTTAATATAAGTTAACTAATAGGTTAACAAAAATATATTTAACATAAAATTTATAACAAAACAATAAATTTTACAAAAACAATTAATACTTATACGTACATGTACATTAAGAAGATAAATAGAGATATATTTTTAAATCAAAAAAGATAAGGGGATTTATATGAATAAAATTAATTTTATTTTGATTTTATTATTACTAATTAGTAGTTGTGAATATGAGCATGGAAATGCTACACCTAAGAGTAGAGTTAAAAGAAACTTCGAAGAACAAGAAGAAGTACAAAAAACACCTGAGGACGCATTAAGAGAAAAGCTAAATGAAACTCAAAAAACAAATCTAGATTTTTTAAAACAAGCTTTGGGTAATGATGACCTTTTTAACAAATTTTTAAATCATGATGAATCTAAAATAAAGGAAGCACTTGAACATATAAAGACTGAACTTGAAAAATGTAATGGAAATGATGAAGGTAAAAGCACTTTTAAAACCGTTGTACAAGGATACTTTAGCAAAATGGATGAAAGTACGCTCAATGGTTTTAAAACTCAAGCAACAAGCACCTGTGGAGCAGGTGGTTAAATAAAACTCTAATAATAAGGAAGTTAAGATAAGATAGATTTAAAAAA
This region of Borrelia puertoricensis genomic DNA includes:
- a CDS encoding PBSX family phage terminase large subunit — its product is MDIYKLPIFKEMQREYKRDFGIDIMDFIKPKALEVDFKGFESKYLTSKQLKVVRNIEKNKQSKIILSGGIASGKTFLACYLFLKILLTNRNVYKRNTNNFIIGNSQKSLEVNVMGELGDIASMLKIPFRPKFSNTSYFEIDSLRVNLYGGDRASDFERFRGSNSALIYVNEATTLHKETLIECLKRLRVGMQAIIFDTNPDSPEHFFKLDYIDNTKIYSTYNFTTYDNELISRDFIKTQEEIYKDIPTYKARVLLGEWVPSCDAIFTNVNLTSKHEFISPIAYLDPAYSIGGDNTALCVLERVDQSYYAFIFQEKLPVGDPKMLNTIKTILTNLNVHKLYVEDRDNVSGHGNVTKMFLKLRAGMSHNFKIAPIKPISNKFTRIATLIEPFATSKLSIMDYSSKSAVSDIYKYKGDGKSDDDSLDSLSASYMLLTLSMRTLKAHFTKIRFL
- a CDS encoding DUF603 domain-containing protein: MSRIKKSFDDYVVYFREGKLNNTGIAKELGVSRVNVGKMRRKWEEIKDDPEYINGAAKLTICEDTLNNILFHASQSTAQARDLKSQFSMAKSMLGLEFINSFSRYLELELKTHNYKIEELESQISNLYKKTLSKKVAHSEEESRELEELKLKLDELKRERELKKMSLCYKTMLKLKATDTDVRSKLQI
- a CDS encoding Mlp family lipoprotein, which encodes MNKINFILILLLLISSCEYEHGNATPKSRVKRNFEEQEEVQKTPEDALREKLNETQKTNLDFLKQALGNDDLFNKFLNHDESKIKEALEHIKTELEKCNGNDEGKSTFKTVVQGYFSKMDESTLNGFKTQATSTCGAGG